The following are from one region of the Paenibacillus sabinae T27 genome:
- a CDS encoding DUF6254 family protein, which yields MAHQKRRNKAAWKSRKQEQHPHGKIKSLKELSSEYEEKHTTL from the coding sequence ATGGCTCACCAGAAGAGAAGGAACAAAGCTGCCTGGAAGTCACGAAAGCAAGAACAGCATCCCCATGGTAAAATCAAATCGCTCAAGGAATTGTCCAGCGAATATGAAGAGAAGCATACTACTTTATAA
- the glmS gene encoding glutamine--fructose-6-phosphate transaminase (isomerizing) yields MCGIVGYIGNQNSQGILVEGLKKLEYRGYDSAGIAVFTKDGLQIVKSLGRLANLESKLEHYPLVGSAGIGHTRWATHGKPSDANSHPHTDESHKFSVVHNGIIENYLELKEELIAEGCHFSSETDTEVISHLIAREYEGDIVKAVQKAIKLMRGAFALGVLTEYEPDKLVAVRQASPLIIGLGEGENFIGSDIPALLEYTRNVYILNDGEMAVLTRDSVELMTIEGNFISREMITVDWDAVTAEKGGFEHFMLKEIHEQPKAYRDTMLGRMNPEGTKVILPELKLTNEQIKNIRNIQIVACGTAYNAGLVGRNLIESLVRIPVENDIASEYRYRSPIVTPETLVIVVSQSGETADTLAALREGHANGAHVLAITNVVGSSIAREADDVLVTLAGPEIAVASTKAYTSQIIAFALLALYMAEVRGTQTDEEIAHILAAMQSLPEQVESILEQKDAVKVYAEQIAKHDHLFFLGRGVDYAVVQEGSLKLKEISYIHSEAYAAGELKHGTLALIEEGIPVIAVATQESVLEKTVSNIKEVKARGADVLAITHEEHVTDLLKSVDQAFAIPKTLPMLTPALSVVVLQLLAYYASLALGHDVDKPRNLAKSVTVE; encoded by the coding sequence ATGTGTGGTATCGTGGGATATATCGGCAATCAGAATTCTCAGGGAATCTTGGTAGAGGGCTTGAAAAAGCTGGAGTACCGCGGTTATGATTCGGCGGGTATTGCTGTGTTCACCAAGGATGGTCTGCAGATCGTGAAGTCGCTCGGCCGCTTAGCGAACCTGGAGTCCAAACTGGAACATTATCCGCTTGTCGGCAGCGCCGGCATCGGTCATACACGCTGGGCTACGCATGGCAAGCCATCGGATGCCAATTCCCATCCGCATACGGATGAAAGCCATAAATTCTCGGTTGTTCATAACGGCATTATCGAGAATTATCTTGAGCTGAAGGAAGAACTGATTGCCGAAGGATGCCATTTTTCTTCCGAAACCGATACTGAGGTGATTTCTCACCTGATCGCGCGCGAGTACGAAGGAGATATCGTCAAAGCTGTGCAAAAAGCGATTAAACTCATGCGCGGCGCGTTTGCGCTGGGTGTTCTGACTGAATACGAACCGGATAAACTGGTTGCCGTACGTCAGGCCAGCCCGCTCATTATCGGTCTTGGCGAAGGGGAAAACTTTATCGGCTCTGATATCCCGGCTCTGCTGGAATACACCCGTAACGTATATATTTTGAACGACGGCGAAATGGCCGTTCTGACAAGAGATTCTGTCGAATTAATGACCATTGAGGGTAATTTTATTTCTCGGGAAATGATTACTGTCGATTGGGATGCCGTAACCGCGGAAAAAGGCGGCTTTGAGCATTTCATGCTGAAAGAAATTCACGAGCAGCCTAAAGCTTACCGCGATACGATGCTCGGCCGCATGAATCCGGAAGGAACCAAAGTAATACTGCCGGAGCTGAAGCTCACCAACGAGCAAATCAAGAATATCAGAAATATTCAGATCGTTGCTTGCGGTACCGCGTATAACGCCGGTCTCGTCGGACGCAATCTGATCGAATCGCTGGTACGCATTCCTGTTGAGAACGACATCGCATCGGAATACCGCTACCGTTCGCCGATCGTAACGCCGGAGACGCTGGTTATTGTAGTCAGCCAATCGGGTGAAACGGCGGATACGCTGGCTGCACTGCGCGAAGGTCATGCCAATGGCGCACATGTACTCGCGATCACCAACGTCGTCGGTAGTTCCATTGCCCGCGAAGCGGATGATGTGCTCGTAACCTTGGCTGGACCGGAAATCGCGGTAGCATCGACTAAGGCTTACACTTCCCAAATTATCGCTTTTGCCTTGTTGGCCCTGTACATGGCTGAGGTTCGCGGTACGCAGACTGACGAAGAAATCGCTCATATTTTGGCGGCTATGCAGTCACTGCCGGAGCAGGTGGAATCCATTCTGGAGCAGAAGGATGCCGTTAAGGTATATGCTGAACAAATCGCCAAGCATGATCATTTGTTCTTCCTTGGCCGCGGAGTCGACTATGCCGTTGTCCAAGAAGGCTCGCTGAAGCTGAAAGAAATCTCCTACATTCATTCAGAAGCCTATGCGGCGGGTGAACTGAAGCACGGAACGCTGGCATTGATCGAGGAAGGCATTCCGGTTATCGCTGTGGCGACCCAGGAGTCCGTTCTGGAGAAAACCGTCAGCAACATCAAGGAAGTGAAAGCCCGCGGCGCAGACGTGCTGGCAATCACGCATGAAGAGCATGTCACCGACCTGCTGAAGTCCGTCGACCAGGCCTTTGCCATTCCGAAGACCCTGCCGATGCTGACCCCGGCCTTGTCCGTTGTGGTCCTCCAGCTGCTTGCTTACTACGCATCCCTGGCCCTCGGCCATGATGTTGATAAGCCAAGAAACCTGGCCAAGAGCGTGACGGTGGAGTAA